One Amycolatopsis sp. NBC_00355 genomic window carries:
- a CDS encoding F0F1 ATP synthase subunit delta translates to MTLHAASREALGLAEERLGEVLADAGADAATVGDELLSVVDLLDREIGLRRAVSDASATPESRTTLVRRLFDGKLSEPALKVLDAVAGSRWSSPRQLVDGLESLGHSALLTAAEKTGNIDAVETQLFQVSRVVANHPELETALADLAGPADAKRSLVRGLFADKVDVVTETLVEQVVRRAKGRGVGAGLDALVKLAAERRQRSVAYVTSASPLTDEQTAQLGAKLDTIYGRSIALHVEVDPSLGGGLVVRVGDEIIDGSAAGQLAALRRRLARA, encoded by the coding sequence ATGACGCTGCATGCTGCGAGCCGTGAAGCGCTCGGCCTCGCCGAGGAACGCCTCGGCGAGGTTCTGGCCGACGCGGGAGCCGACGCGGCCACGGTCGGCGACGAGCTGCTCTCGGTCGTCGACCTGCTGGACCGGGAGATCGGTCTGCGCCGGGCGGTGAGTGACGCCTCGGCGACGCCGGAGTCGCGCACCACGCTGGTGCGCCGGCTGTTCGACGGCAAGCTGTCCGAGCCGGCCCTGAAGGTGCTCGACGCCGTGGCGGGCAGCCGCTGGTCCAGCCCTCGTCAGCTGGTCGACGGGCTCGAGTCGCTCGGTCACTCCGCGCTGCTCACCGCCGCCGAGAAGACCGGCAACATCGACGCCGTCGAGACCCAGCTGTTCCAGGTCTCGCGCGTCGTGGCCAACCACCCGGAGCTCGAGACCGCCCTGGCGGACCTGGCCGGTCCCGCCGACGCCAAGCGGTCGCTGGTGCGCGGGCTGTTCGCCGACAAGGTGGACGTGGTCACCGAGACCCTCGTCGAGCAGGTCGTCCGCCGGGCCAAGGGCCGCGGTGTCGGCGCCGGGCTCGACGCGCTGGTCAAGCTGGCCGCGGAACGCCGTCAGCGCTCGGTCGCCTACGTGACCAGCGCGAGCCCCCTGACCGACGAGCAGACCGCCCAGCTGGGTGCGAAGCTCGACACCATCTACGGGCGGTCGATCGCGCTGCACGTCGAGGTCGATCCCAGTCTCGGCGGCGGGCTCGTCGTCCGCGTCGGCGACGAGATCATCGACGGGAGCGCGGCGGGTCAGCTCGCTGCCCTGCGCAGGCGGCTGGCCCGGGCCTAG
- a CDS encoding DUF2550 domain-containing protein codes for MQITVVVLGLLIVLAVLVGWYGQRWIRMRRGGGVSVALRWRPDNARASWHLGLGRYEGDEFVWYRVWSLRSGPDRVFQRASMQIADRRDPSGTEAYAVPEGAIVLRCESETQEAIEIAMGPGALTGFLSWLESAPPGRRLPRAS; via the coding sequence GTGCAGATCACCGTGGTGGTACTCGGGCTCCTGATCGTGCTCGCCGTGCTGGTCGGCTGGTACGGCCAGCGGTGGATCCGGATGCGCCGCGGCGGGGGCGTGAGCGTCGCGCTGCGGTGGCGTCCGGACAACGCGCGGGCCAGCTGGCACCTGGGGCTCGGCCGCTACGAGGGTGACGAGTTCGTCTGGTACCGGGTGTGGAGCCTGCGCTCCGGCCCGGACCGCGTGTTCCAGCGCGCGAGCATGCAGATCGCCGACCGCCGTGACCCCTCCGGCACCGAGGCCTACGCCGTTCCCGAAGGCGCCATCGTGCTGCGCTGCGAGTCCGAGACGCAGGAGGCGATCGAGATCGCCATGGGACCGGGTGCGCTCACCGGCTTCCTCTCCTGGCTCGAATCGGCCCCGCCCGGGCGCCGTCTCCCGCGCGCTTCCTGA
- a CDS encoding ATP F0F1 synthase subunit C — MSNIVLAQAAEAAVNINPGLAAIGYGLGAIGPGIGVGLIFAAVINGTARQPEAQGKLQGIGFSTFVLTEVLALIGIVIYFIASAA; from the coding sequence GTGAGCAACATCGTTCTGGCCCAGGCCGCCGAAGCCGCCGTCAACATCAACCCCGGCCTCGCCGCCATCGGTTACGGCCTCGGCGCGATCGGCCCGGGCATCGGTGTGGGTCTGATCTTCGCCGCCGTCATCAACGGCACCGCGCGTCAGCCGGAGGCCCAGGGCAAGCTGCAGGGCATCGGCTTCTCGACCTTCGTGCTGACCGAGGTTCTGGCCCTGATCGGCATCGTCATCTACTTCATCGCCTCCGCCGCCTGA
- a CDS encoding putative quinol monooxygenase — protein MIFIVVKFPVKPEHAEAWPDIVADYTENTRAEAGNRFFEWSRSLEDTNTYVLVEGFEGQDAAVAHVGSDHFKWAVANLGAYISDNPRIINVQDASDWGPMAEIAPH, from the coding sequence ATGATCTTCATCGTGGTCAAGTTCCCGGTCAAACCGGAGCACGCGGAAGCCTGGCCGGACATCGTGGCGGACTACACCGAGAACACCCGGGCCGAAGCGGGCAACCGGTTCTTCGAGTGGTCCCGCAGCCTCGAGGACACGAACACGTACGTGCTGGTCGAGGGCTTCGAAGGCCAGGACGCCGCCGTCGCGCACGTCGGCTCCGACCACTTCAAGTGGGCGGTCGCGAACCTGGGTGCCTACATCTCGGACAACCCGCGGATCATCAACGTCCAGGACGCCTCCGACTGGGGCCCGATGGCGGAGATCGCCCCCCACTAA
- a CDS encoding F0F1 ATP synthase subunit B, which produces MLLAAEGETHNPIIPDISELILGIVAFLILLFILKKYVVPRFEAAYEERAQKIEGGIEKAEKAQAEAEAALAQYQAQLKEARSEAAKIRDDARLEAEQIKAELRADAEAESQRIVAQGQAQLQAQKAQIIAELRADMGRNAVELASRIVGESLEDEARRRGTVDRFLAELDTAGAAGGAGK; this is translated from the coding sequence ATGCTCCTCGCCGCTGAAGGCGAGACGCACAACCCGATCATCCCCGACATCTCGGAGCTGATCCTCGGCATCGTCGCCTTCCTGATCCTGCTGTTCATCCTCAAGAAGTACGTCGTCCCTCGCTTCGAGGCCGCGTACGAAGAGCGTGCGCAGAAGATCGAGGGTGGCATCGAGAAGGCCGAAAAGGCCCAGGCCGAAGCCGAAGCCGCGCTGGCGCAGTACCAGGCGCAGCTGAAGGAAGCCCGGAGCGAGGCCGCGAAGATCCGTGACGACGCGCGGCTCGAAGCCGAGCAGATCAAGGCGGAACTGCGGGCCGACGCCGAGGCGGAGTCCCAGCGGATCGTCGCCCAGGGCCAGGCTCAGCTGCAGGCCCAGAAGGCGCAGATCATCGCCGAGCTGCGGGCCGACATGGGCCGCAACGCCGTGGAGCTGGCCAGCCGCATCGTCGGCGAGTCGCTCGAAGACGAGGCGCGCCGTCGTGGCACCGTCGACCGGTTCCTCGCGGAGCTGGACACCGCCGGTGCCGCTGGTGGAGCGGGGAAGTAG
- the atpB gene encoding F0F1 ATP synthase subunit A, translating to MGALVLAEGAVFAPPGAGSFELPPLFGGVTKPMVLVVLSVVIIAAYFLLATRKLKVVPSKGQFVAESIYDFSRNNIAREQIGSKDFKPYVPLVFSLFTFVLVNNLYGIIPVLQFPTMARFGFPVALAVLVVYPVYHYAGFKRHGFAGYFKKELAPPGVPKAVLPLFSLIEFAEKFFLNPLTLAIRVFAAMFAGHLILAVFTLGGTFLLTETSGWALKPVSLVAWIFAIGMTFLEAFIQVLQAYIFALLSAGYIGAALASEH from the coding sequence GTGGGCGCGCTGGTATTGGCCGAGGGTGCGGTGTTCGCACCGCCCGGTGCCGGAAGCTTCGAGTTGCCGCCGCTGTTCGGCGGGGTTACCAAGCCGATGGTGCTCGTCGTGCTCTCGGTGGTCATCATCGCGGCGTACTTCCTGCTGGCGACCCGCAAGCTGAAGGTCGTTCCGAGCAAAGGGCAGTTCGTCGCTGAGTCCATCTACGACTTCAGCCGCAACAACATCGCGCGCGAGCAGATCGGCTCGAAGGACTTCAAGCCGTACGTGCCGCTCGTTTTCTCGTTGTTCACCTTCGTGCTGGTGAACAACCTCTACGGGATCATCCCCGTCCTGCAGTTCCCGACCATGGCGCGCTTCGGTTTCCCCGTCGCGCTGGCGGTCCTCGTGGTCTACCCGGTCTACCACTACGCCGGCTTCAAGCGGCACGGTTTCGCCGGGTACTTCAAGAAGGAACTCGCACCGCCGGGCGTGCCCAAGGCGGTGCTGCCGCTCTTCTCGCTGATCGAGTTCGCGGAGAAGTTCTTCCTCAACCCGCTCACGCTCGCCATCCGTGTTTTCGCCGCCATGTTCGCCGGCCACCTCATCCTGGCCGTGTTCACTCTCGGCGGCACCTTCCTGCTGACCGAGACGTCGGGCTGGGCGCTGAAGCCGGTTTCGCTGGTGGCGTGGATCTTCGCCATCGGGATGACTTTCCTCGAGGCCTTCATCCAGGTGCTGCAGGCCTACATCTTCGCCCTGCTGTCGGCCGGGTACATCGGCGCCGCGCTGGCGTCGGAGCACTGA
- a CDS encoding F0F1 ATP synthase subunit epsilon, whose amino-acid sequence MAEMSVELVAVERRLWSGTATFVVAQTTEGEIGIMAGHEPVLGQLVEGGVVKVTTTDGETVCAAVHGGFLSVTGTGVSILAESAELSDEIDVDAAKAALTADDETERTRATAQLRAAGQSV is encoded by the coding sequence GTGGCTGAGATGTCCGTGGAGCTGGTGGCCGTGGAGCGCCGTCTCTGGTCGGGTACCGCCACTTTCGTGGTGGCCCAGACCACCGAGGGCGAGATCGGCATCATGGCCGGTCACGAGCCCGTGCTCGGGCAGCTCGTCGAGGGTGGCGTGGTCAAGGTGACGACCACCGACGGCGAGACGGTGTGTGCGGCCGTGCACGGCGGTTTCCTGTCGGTCACCGGCACCGGGGTGAGCATCCTCGCCGAAAGCGCCGAGCTTTCCGACGAAATCGACGTCGACGCGGCCAAGGCGGCCCTGACCGCCGACGACGAGACCGAGCGGACCAGGGCTACGGCCCAGCTCCGCGCCGCAGGTCAGTCGGTCTGA
- a CDS encoding L-threonylcarbamoyladenylate synthase has protein sequence MSVVYDCSKRDSRADGLAAAAGAVRSSRLVVLPTDTVYGIGADAFDAGAVQALLRAKNRGPDMPVGVLVGSWSTVDGLVLGVPPQARALIEAFWPGDLSIVLPHAPSLQWNLGDARGTVMLRMPLHPVALELLRDVGPMAVSSANVSGRPPASTAQDAQEQLGDSVAVYLDGGSSGEAVASSIVDLTGTEPVVLREGAVSKDAIAEVLGVPAESLA, from the coding sequence ATGAGCGTGGTCTACGACTGCAGCAAGCGGGACTCCCGGGCCGACGGGCTGGCCGCCGCGGCCGGCGCGGTCCGGTCGAGCCGGCTGGTCGTCCTGCCGACCGACACGGTCTACGGCATCGGCGCGGACGCGTTCGACGCGGGCGCCGTCCAGGCCCTGCTGCGCGCGAAGAACCGCGGCCCCGACATGCCGGTCGGCGTGCTCGTCGGCTCGTGGTCCACTGTGGACGGTCTGGTTCTCGGCGTGCCGCCGCAGGCCCGCGCGCTCATCGAAGCCTTCTGGCCCGGCGATCTGTCCATTGTGCTGCCCCACGCGCCGAGTCTGCAGTGGAACCTCGGCGACGCGCGCGGCACCGTGATGCTGCGGATGCCGCTGCACCCGGTGGCGCTGGAGCTGCTGCGCGACGTCGGCCCGATGGCCGTCTCGAGCGCGAACGTCTCCGGCCGGCCGCCGGCCAGCACCGCGCAGGACGCGCAGGAGCAGCTCGGCGACTCGGTCGCGGTGTACCTCGACGGCGGCTCCAGCGGCGAGGCCGTCGCGTCGAGCATCGTGGACCTCACCGGCACCGAACCGGTGGTGCTGCGCGAAGGCGCCGTGAGCAAGGACGCCATCGCGGAGGTGCTCGGTGTCCCCGCGGAATCGTTGGCGTGA
- the atpA gene encoding F0F1 ATP synthase subunit alpha — protein sequence MAELTISSDEIRSAIENYVSSYAPDVSREEVGVVIDAGDGIAHVEGLPSAMANELLEFPGGVLGVALNLDARSIGAAILGDFESIEEGQQVKRTGQVLSVPVGDGYLGRVVNPLGAPIDGLGDIETVDRRPLEVKAASVVERQPVSEPLQTGITAIDAMTPIGRGQRQLIIGDRKTGKTAVAVDTIINQKSNWDTGDEKKQVRCIYVAIGQKGSTIAAVKKSLEDAGAMEYTTIVAAPASDSAGFKWIAPYTGSAIGQHWMFEGKHVLIVFDDLTKQADAYRAISLLLRRPPGREAFPGDVFYLHSRLLERCAKLSDELGAGSLTGLPIIETKANDVSAYIPTNVISITDGQCFFQSDLFNAGQRPAIDVGISVSRVGGAAQVKAMKSVSGSLRIDLSQYRELEAFAAFASDLDDASKAQLERGARLYEVLKQPQYSPIPVEEQVCTVWLGTNGHYDSVPTEDVRRFNHEFLDSARRKHDDVLGAIRDSGKFEDATADKLVAAVNEFKKEFTTSDGNALVGADADAMDADKVGQETVKVNKPAPKK from the coding sequence ATGGCCGAGCTGACGATCTCCTCGGATGAGATCCGTAGCGCGATCGAGAACTACGTCTCGAGTTACGCCCCGGACGTGAGCCGGGAAGAAGTTGGCGTCGTGATCGACGCGGGTGACGGTATCGCCCACGTCGAGGGCCTCCCCTCGGCCATGGCCAACGAGCTGCTCGAGTTCCCCGGCGGCGTCCTGGGCGTCGCACTGAACCTGGACGCGCGCTCCATCGGTGCCGCGATCCTCGGCGACTTCGAAAGCATCGAAGAGGGCCAGCAGGTCAAGCGCACCGGCCAGGTCCTGTCGGTGCCGGTCGGCGACGGCTACCTCGGCCGTGTCGTCAACCCGCTGGGCGCCCCGATCGACGGCCTCGGCGACATCGAGACCGTCGACCGCCGTCCGCTGGAGGTCAAGGCCGCTTCGGTGGTCGAGCGCCAGCCGGTGTCGGAGCCGCTGCAGACCGGCATCACCGCCATCGACGCGATGACCCCGATCGGGCGCGGCCAGCGCCAGCTGATCATCGGTGACCGCAAGACGGGCAAGACCGCCGTCGCCGTGGACACGATCATCAACCAGAAGTCCAACTGGGACACCGGCGACGAGAAGAAGCAGGTCCGCTGCATCTACGTCGCGATCGGCCAGAAGGGCTCCACGATCGCCGCGGTCAAGAAGTCCCTCGAGGACGCGGGCGCGATGGAGTACACCACCATCGTCGCCGCGCCGGCATCGGACTCCGCCGGCTTCAAGTGGATCGCCCCGTACACCGGCTCGGCCATCGGCCAGCACTGGATGTTCGAGGGCAAGCACGTCCTCATCGTGTTCGACGACCTGACCAAGCAGGCTGACGCGTACCGCGCGATCTCGCTGCTGCTGCGTCGCCCGCCGGGCCGCGAAGCCTTCCCCGGCGACGTCTTCTACTTGCACTCCCGTCTCCTCGAGCGGTGCGCGAAGCTCTCGGACGAGCTGGGCGCCGGCTCGCTGACCGGGCTGCCGATCATCGAGACGAAGGCCAACGACGTGTCGGCCTACATCCCGACGAACGTCATCTCGATCACCGACGGCCAGTGCTTCTTCCAGTCGGACCTGTTCAACGCCGGCCAGCGCCCGGCCATCGACGTGGGTATCTCGGTTTCCCGCGTGGGTGGTGCCGCGCAGGTCAAGGCGATGAAGTCGGTCTCCGGCTCGCTGCGCATCGACCTGTCCCAGTACCGCGAGCTGGAGGCGTTCGCCGCCTTCGCCTCGGACCTCGACGACGCCTCCAAGGCGCAGCTCGAGCGCGGTGCCCGGCTGTACGAGGTGCTCAAGCAGCCGCAGTACTCGCCGATCCCGGTCGAGGAGCAGGTCTGCACGGTGTGGCTGGGCACGAACGGCCACTACGACTCGGTCCCGACCGAGGACGTGCGCCGCTTCAACCACGAGTTCCTCGACTCGGCCCGCCGCAAGCACGACGACGTCCTGGGCGCGATCCGCGACTCCGGGAAGTTCGAGGACGCGACCGCCGACAAGCTGGTCGCCGCGGTGAACGAGTTCAAGAAGGAGTTCACCACCTCCGACGGCAACGCCCTGGTCGGGGCCGACGCCGACGCGATGGACGCCGACAAGGTCGGGCAGGAGACCGTCAAGGTCAACAAGCCCGCCCCGAAGAAGTGA
- the atpD gene encoding F0F1 ATP synthase subunit beta — translation MTSTEAPRAKGRIVSVTGPVVDVEFPRGSVPDQFNALKVEIEFEQLRKTVTLEVASHLGDNLVRTISLQPQDGLVRGAEVTDTGGPITVPVGDKVKGHVYNALGECLDEPGYGDDLERWGIHRNPPSFDQLEGKTEMLETGLKVVDLLTPYVQGGKIGLFGGAGVGKTVLIKEMITRVARNFGGTSVFAGVGERTREGNDLFLEMSEDGVINDTALVFGQMDEPPGTRMRVALSALTMAEYFRDVQNQDVLLFIDNIFRFTQAGSEVSTLLGRMPSAVGYQPTLADEMGQLQERITSTRGRSITSMQAIYVPADDYTDPAPAATFAHLDATTELSRGVFQKGIFPAVDPLASTSTILDPAIVGEDHYRVASEVIRILQKYKELQDIIAILGMDELSEEDKLTVQRARRIERFLSQNMLVAEAFTQIPGSTVPLSETIESFDRIAKGDFDHYPEQAFLGIGGLEDLEKKYKEITKK, via the coding sequence ATGACCAGTACTGAAGCCCCGCGCGCCAAGGGGCGCATCGTGTCGGTGACCGGTCCGGTCGTCGACGTCGAGTTCCCGCGCGGTTCCGTGCCCGACCAGTTCAACGCGCTCAAGGTCGAGATCGAGTTCGAGCAGCTCCGCAAGACCGTGACGCTCGAGGTCGCCTCCCACCTGGGTGACAACCTCGTCCGCACCATTTCGCTGCAGCCGCAGGACGGTCTCGTCCGCGGTGCCGAGGTCACCGACACCGGCGGCCCGATCACCGTGCCGGTGGGCGACAAGGTCAAGGGCCACGTCTACAACGCGCTCGGCGAGTGCCTCGACGAGCCCGGCTACGGCGACGACCTCGAGCGCTGGGGCATCCACCGCAACCCGCCGTCCTTCGACCAGCTCGAAGGCAAGACGGAGATGCTGGAGACCGGCCTCAAGGTCGTCGACCTGCTCACCCCGTACGTCCAGGGTGGCAAGATCGGCCTGTTCGGCGGCGCCGGCGTCGGCAAGACGGTGCTCATCAAGGAGATGATCACCCGTGTCGCCCGGAACTTCGGTGGTACGTCGGTGTTCGCCGGGGTCGGCGAGCGCACCCGTGAGGGCAACGACCTCTTCCTGGAGATGAGCGAAGACGGCGTCATCAACGACACCGCCCTCGTGTTCGGCCAGATGGACGAGCCGCCGGGCACGCGCATGCGCGTCGCCCTGTCCGCGCTGACCATGGCGGAGTACTTCCGCGATGTGCAGAACCAGGACGTGCTGCTGTTCATCGACAACATCTTCCGGTTCACCCAGGCCGGTTCCGAGGTGTCGACCCTGCTGGGCCGGATGCCGTCGGCCGTGGGTTACCAGCCGACGCTGGCCGACGAGATGGGCCAGCTGCAGGAGCGGATCACCTCGACCCGAGGCCGGTCGATCACCTCGATGCAGGCGATCTACGTCCCCGCGGACGACTACACCGACCCGGCGCCGGCCGCGACGTTCGCCCACCTGGACGCCACCACCGAGCTTTCGCGTGGTGTCTTCCAGAAGGGCATCTTCCCGGCGGTGGACCCGCTGGCGTCGACGTCGACGATCCTCGACCCGGCCATCGTCGGTGAGGACCACTACCGCGTGGCCTCCGAGGTCATCCGGATCCTGCAGAAGTACAAGGAACTGCAGGACATCATCGCGATCCTCGGTATGGACGAGCTCTCGGAAGAGGACAAGCTCACCGTCCAGCGTGCCCGCCGGATCGAGCGCTTCCTCTCGCAGAACATGCTGGTCGCGGAGGCGTTCACGCAGATCCCGGGCTCGACGGTGCCGCTGTCGGAGACCATCGAGTCGTTCGACCGCATCGCCAAGGGTGACTTCGACCACTACCCGGAGCAGGCGTTCCTGGGTATCGGTGGCCTCGAAGACCTCGAGAAGAAGTACAAGGAAATCACCAAGAAGTGA
- a CDS encoding F0F1 ATP synthase subunit gamma encodes MAAQLRELRSRIKATKSIGKITKAMELIATARITKARAKVAASRPYADEITKVLSALAGAAANLDHPLLVERPNPKRAAVLVVTSDKGQCGGYNSNVLRATEELLSLLRKEGKEAQVYVTGNKGLNYYRFRNREVADGWTGFSDQPNYAAAVEAAETLVESFMAGVDDAQGNADGIEGVDEIHIVYTEFVSMLTQRPIAKRVAPLEVEYSEGEEETPAGLLPSYEFEPSADKLLDSLLPKYINTRIYSALLESAASELAARRTAMKAASDNANDLVGNLTREMNQARQAQITQEISEIVGGANALTAAGSDD; translated from the coding sequence ATGGCCGCACAACTCCGGGAACTCCGGTCGCGCATCAAGGCGACCAAGTCGATCGGCAAGATCACCAAGGCGATGGAGCTCATCGCCACCGCGCGCATCACCAAGGCGCGGGCGAAGGTCGCCGCTTCCCGGCCGTACGCCGACGAGATCACCAAGGTGCTCTCGGCGCTGGCCGGTGCGGCGGCCAACCTCGACCACCCGCTGCTGGTCGAGCGCCCGAACCCGAAGCGGGCCGCTGTCCTGGTCGTGACCAGTGACAAGGGCCAGTGCGGTGGCTACAACTCCAACGTGCTGCGCGCGACCGAAGAGCTGCTTTCCCTGCTCCGCAAAGAGGGCAAGGAAGCTCAGGTCTACGTCACCGGCAACAAGGGCCTGAACTACTACCGGTTCCGCAACCGCGAGGTGGCGGACGGCTGGACGGGCTTCTCCGACCAGCCGAACTACGCCGCCGCGGTCGAGGCGGCGGAGACGCTGGTCGAGTCGTTCATGGCCGGCGTCGACGACGCGCAGGGCAACGCCGACGGCATCGAAGGTGTCGACGAGATCCACATCGTCTACACCGAGTTCGTGTCGATGCTGACGCAGCGGCCGATCGCCAAGCGCGTCGCGCCGCTCGAGGTCGAGTACTCCGAAGGGGAAGAGGAGACGCCCGCCGGGCTGCTCCCCAGCTACGAGTTCGAGCCGAGTGCCGACAAGCTGCTGGACTCGCTCCTGCCGAAGTACATCAACACGCGCATCTACTCGGCGCTGTTGGAGTCGGCGGCGTCCGAGCTGGCCGCGCGCCGGACGGCGATGAAGGCCGCTTCGGACAATGCGAACGACCTGGTCGGCAACCTGACGCGGGAGATGAACCAGGCCCGCCAGGCGCAGATCACCCAGGAGATCTCCGAAATCGTCGGTGGCGCGAACGCGCTCACCGCAGCAGGAAGTGATGATTGA
- a CDS encoding glycosyltransferase family 4 protein gives MPPTSGLLPIREYILVALTATAVTYLLTGVVRRIAIRVGAIANPRARDVHVAPIPRMGGIGIYLGVAAAMGLAHQLPALSHGFDASFDSVGVLLAAGVISLIGALDDRFELDAWTKLAGQVMCAGILVIFGVQWVSFWVPWGGTGASFGSVLVLDKNQGALLTVVMVVVMVNAMNFVDGLDGLAGGLGFIAAAATCAFSLGLLDSSGGDVGTYPPALIAATLAGACLGFLPYNFQPAKIFMGDSGSMMIGLMLAGATTSASGRVPYPQFSGKDAIALLSPLVVVAAVLFVPLLDLIMAVVRRTRRGESPFAADKMHLHHRLLEIGHSQRRAVLLIYLWAGILAFGAVSVTLFNDAAALWIIGVGLVFAVGVSIIPRLRSRHQPRT, from the coding sequence GTGCCGCCCACATCCGGTCTTCTCCCGATCCGGGAATACATCCTCGTCGCGCTGACCGCGACGGCCGTGACCTACCTGCTGACCGGCGTCGTGCGCCGGATCGCGATCCGCGTCGGCGCGATCGCGAACCCCCGCGCGCGCGACGTGCACGTCGCGCCGATCCCGCGCATGGGCGGGATCGGCATCTACCTCGGGGTCGCCGCGGCGATGGGCCTGGCCCACCAGCTGCCCGCGCTGTCGCACGGCTTCGACGCCTCGTTCGACTCGGTCGGCGTGCTGCTCGCCGCCGGCGTCATCTCGCTGATCGGCGCGCTCGACGACCGGTTCGAGCTCGACGCCTGGACGAAACTGGCCGGCCAGGTGATGTGCGCCGGGATCCTGGTCATCTTCGGCGTGCAGTGGGTGTCGTTCTGGGTGCCGTGGGGCGGCACCGGCGCGTCGTTCGGCTCGGTGCTGGTGCTCGACAAGAACCAGGGCGCGCTGCTCACCGTCGTGATGGTCGTCGTGATGGTCAACGCGATGAACTTCGTCGACGGCCTCGACGGCCTGGCCGGCGGCCTCGGCTTCATCGCGGCGGCGGCCACCTGCGCGTTTTCGCTGGGCCTGCTCGACAGCTCCGGCGGCGACGTCGGCACCTACCCGCCGGCGCTGATCGCGGCCACCCTCGCCGGCGCGTGTCTGGGGTTCCTGCCGTACAACTTCCAGCCCGCCAAGATATTCATGGGCGACTCGGGCTCGATGATGATCGGCCTGATGCTCGCGGGCGCGACGACGTCGGCGTCCGGGCGCGTGCCCTACCCGCAGTTCAGCGGCAAGGACGCGATCGCGCTGCTGTCCCCGCTGGTGGTCGTGGCGGCGGTGCTGTTCGTCCCGCTGCTGGACCTGATCATGGCGGTCGTCCGCCGCACCCGCCGCGGCGAAAGCCCGTTCGCGGCGGACAAGATGCACCTGCACCACCGCCTCCTGGAGATCGGCCACTCCCAGCGCCGGGCCGTGCTGCTCATCTACTTGTGGGCCGGCATCCTGGCGTTCGGCGCGGTCTCGGTGACTCTGTTCAACGACGCGGCGGCCCTCTGGATCATCGGCGTCGGCCTGGTGTTCGCGGTGGGGGTCTCGATCATCCCGCGGCTGCGCTCGCGCCACCAGCCGCGTACCTAG